In Leishmania mexicana MHOM/GT/2001/U1103 complete genome, chromosome 20, one genomic interval encodes:
- a CDS encoding succinyl-CoA ligase [GDP-forming] beta-chain,putative, producing the protein MFRFGRLCTPKAAGVQRRFLNIHEYQSKQILKDNGGRVEFGIACKTIEEVEAACAKIKTEKKVVKSQILAGGRGKGVFKDGFQGGVHVCDSAAAAVEAAKHMLGNTLVTKQTGPKGQLVNTLYVTEAVAGIKRELYLSLILDRKSASPMFIGSAEGGMSIEELAKTHPEKIKTMKVNVAEGVDHDAAVAYAKELGFSGETAERAAEQIKAIYNIGKSKDCTMVEINPFVELENGDVMEIDAKLSFDDNAVFRQRGIFALEDQTQIDSKEVLAKKHDLNYIALDGNVGCLVNGAGLAMATMDTISLHGGSAANFLDAGGSASEAQIVAAFKIITGDANVKSILVNIFGGIMHCDVIAQGVVNASKVLNTSIPIVVRLCGTNEQRGKDIIRNSGLVIHPVEDFDSAARKAVELAK; encoded by the coding sequence ATGTTCCGCTTTGGTCGCCTGTGCACCCCCAAGGCTGCCggcgtgcagcgccgcttcctgAACATCCATGAGTACCAGTCCAAGCAGATCCTCAAGGACAATGGCGGCAGGGTGGAGTTCGGTATCGCATGCAAGACGATCGAGGAGGTCGAGGCCGCGTGCGCCAAGATcaagacggagaagaaggTCGTGAAGTCTCAGATCTTGGCCGGCGGTCGCGGCAAGGGTGTATTCAAGGATGGCTTCCAGGgtggtgtgcacgtgtgcgacagcgccgctgccgccgtcgaggcTGCCAAGCACATGCTCGGCAACACGCTGGTGACGAAGCAGACTGGCCCCAAGGGCCAGCTGGTGAACACACTGTACGTCACGGAGGCCGTCGCGGGCATCAAGCGCGAGCTCTACCTTTCCCTCATCCTCGACCGAAAGAGCGCGTCGCCCATGTTCATTGGTAGCGCCGAGGGCGGTATGAGCATTGAGGAACTCGCCAAGACCCACCCGGAAAAGATCAAGACCATGAAAGTCAATGTCGCTGAGGGCGTGGATCACGACGCGGCTGTGGCGTACGCCAAGGAACTCGGCTTCTCAGGCgagacggcggagcgcgCGGCAGAGCAAATCAAAGCCATCTACAATATCGGCAAGTCCAAGGACTGCACCATGGTGGAGATTAATCCATTCGTTGAGCTCGAAAACGGTGATGTGATGGAGATCGACGCGAAGCTCAGCTTTGACGACAACGCCGTCTTCCGCCAGAGGGGTATCTTCGCCCTGGAGGATCAGACCCAGATCGATAGCAAGGAAGTGCTCGCCAAGAAGCACGATCTGAACTACATTGCTCTTGATGGCAACGTCGGCTGCCTTGTGAACGGCGCTGGTCTGGCCATGGCCACCATGGACACCATTTCtctgcacggcggcagcgcggccaaCTTCCTCGACGCTGGTGGTAGCGCCTCCGAGGCGCAGATTGTGGCCGCCTTCAAGATCATCACGGGCGATGCGAACGTGAAGAGCATCCTGGTTAACATCTTTGGTGGTATCATGCATTGCGATGTCATAGCGCAAGGTGTCGTGAACGCCTCCAAGGTACTCAACACCTCCATTCCGATCGTGGTGCGCCTTTGCGGCACAAacgagcagcgcggcaagGACATCATCCGCAACAGTGGTCTCGTCATCCACCCCGTCGAAGACTTCGATTCTGCTGCCCgcaaggcggtggagctTGCTAAGTAG
- a CDS encoding putative GTP-binding protein, which yields MLRRRWGAHRAKHRFVDRVKVLLCSGSGGDGASIMAHEHGNEFAGPGGGNGGNGGNVLLQCVKQHTDLSHIVDLGSQISAGAGCCGFSREAHGKRGQDLWLQLPLGTQVVDMDTNEVQYDMDEEGMQIVLLEGGQGGKGNAAFANKWHHSPIESTKGLPGNTMLAQIELKTIADCGLIGYPNAGKSSLLSAISASKPTIAPYAFTTLRPYVGVLHDLYGNVCRVADIPGLIEGAYENRGLGHQFLRHVERTKSLALVVDMCDTYVPNTGSRNSSDVLQPWDVVELLLQELEYYLPGMSQRVIMAFANKMDIEKDSTGTATQVKLSELKRRVSMPVFPISAALGIHLGPQHEQTGLAPALQFMCGEVFARQSHEREMRQFRFSHERAQLEHAFRAKHNGVFLPQVHTLGAHGVEVPQDLDDEAANGGGSLVDQQLDFLGNSGLGVEFDAYENSAARGQLHRYRDLTMKGKYWNLTRKDGEVMKGEKWS from the coding sequence ATGCTCCGGCGTAGGTGGGGCGCGCACAGGGCAAAGCATCGCTTTGTCGACCGCGTCAAGGTGCTACTCTGCAGCGGATctggcggtgatggtgcaAGCATCATGGCTCACGAGCACGGCAATGAGTTTGCCGGCCCAGGCGGCGGTAATggaggcaacggcggcaaTGTGTTGCTGCAATGCGTCAAGCAGCACACCGACCTCAGTCATATCGTGGACTTGGGTAGCCAGATCTCCGCCGGCGcaggctgctgcggcttctcTCGTGAGGCGCACGGCAAGCGTGGACAGGATCTgtggctgcagctgccgctggggACCCAGGTAGTGGACATGGACACGAATGAAGTGCAGTACGACATGGATGAGGAGGGGATGCAGattgtgctgctggagggcGGCCAGGGCGGCAAAGGCAATGCCGCCTTTGCAAACAAGTGGCACCACTCTCCCATCGAGTCCACCAAGGGGCTGCCCGGCAACACGATGCTCGCCCAAATCGAACTCAAAACCATCGCCGACTGCGGCCTCATTGGCTACCCCAATGCAGGCAAGTCGTCCTTGCTGTCCGCCATCAGCGCCAGCAAACCCACCATTGCCCCGTACGCCTTCACAACCCTACGCCCGTACGTTGGCGTGCTTCACGACCTCTACGGGAATGTGTGCCGCGTAGCGGACATTCCGGGCCTCATCGAAGGTGCCTACGAGAACCGCGGCCTGGGTCATCAGTTTCTGCGCCACGTGGAGCGTACAAAGTCTCTTGCTTTGGTGGTGGACATGTGCGACACGTACGTCCCCAACACGGGCTCACGCAACTCCTCggacgtgctgcagccgtgGGACGTAGtggagctcctcctccaggaACTGGAGTACTACCTCCCCGGCATGAGTCAGCGCGTCATCATGGCCTTCGCCAATAAAATGGACATTGAGAAGGATAGCACTGGCACTGCCACGCAGGTGAAGCTCTCGGAGCTCAAGCGGCGCGTGTCGATGCCGGTGTTCCCCATCTCCGCCGCCCTCGGCATCCACCTGGGACCACAGCACGAGCAAACTGGGCTGGCCCCAGCCTTGCAGTTCATGTGTGGAGAAGTGTTTGCGCGCCAGTCGCACGAGCGCGAGATGCGACAGTTCCGCTTCTCACACGAACGCGCACAGCTTGAACACGCCTTCCGCGCCAAGCACAACGGCGTCTTTCTGCCCCAGGTGCACACCCTGGGTGCACACGGAGTGGAAGTCCCCCAGGACCTAGATGACGAGGCTgccaacggcggcggctcgcTGGTGGACCAGCAACTCGACTTTTTGGGTAACAGCGGTCTTGGCGTGGAGTTTGATGCCTACGAGAACTCTGCTGCGCGGGGCCAGCTGCACCGCTACCGAGATCTCACCATGAAGGGCAAGTACTGGAATCTGACCCGGAAAGATGGCGAGGTGATGAAGGGCGAGAAGTGGAGCTGA